The region CTCTGTCTGTATGTCTCCGTCATCACCGATACCGGCTCCTTCCGCTATTCCAACGCCAATCCCGAGGCCTTTGCCATTGCCGGCGAAATGATCGGCTACGGCATCAATGCCTGGGACGTGGCGGAACAACTCTATGAGAATCAGCCCCGCAAACGTCTGGAACTCTTGTCCCGGTGCCTGCCCACCCTGGAGGTGATCAGCAACGGCCAGGCCGCTTCGGTCTCCGTGACCCTGGACATGTATGCCGTAACCGCCACCGACGCCGAGCTGACGGACGGTTTCATCAATTATCCCCGCTCCATCCGCGGCGTGGAGGTGGCGATCTTCTTCCGCCAACTGGACGAGCGGCGATACAAGGTCGGGTTCCGCTCCAAGGGCAAGGTCAATGTGGCCGGATTTGCCGCCGGCATGGGCGGAGGCGGGCACCACAACGCCGCCGGCTGTACCGTGGACGGCACCCTGGACGAGGTGAAGGCCAAGATTTATGCCATCGTGGAATCCGCCCTTTGCTAGATCGTCGTACCTGTTCCCATATCCCGCTGTCTCGCACCGTGAGCCCGGCCCAATCGGCCGCCGCTGGCCGGCGCGATGCCTTGTGCCTCCCTGTTTCCCTTTTGTCCTTGCGTCTTAGCCCCGGCTCCCGATGAACGGTTTTGTGGTTATCGACAAGCCGGCCGGCCTCACCTCCCATGATGTGGTCAACCGCGTGCGCAGGATTCTCGGCACCAGGAGGGTGGGGCATACCGGCACTCTGGACCCCTTTGCCACCGGTGTCCTGCCGGTAGCGGTCAACGAGGGGACCAAGGCCATACCCTTCCTGGACGAGGGACTGAAGGCCTATGATGCGCTCCTGCGTCTCGGCGTGAGGACCGATACCCTGGACATGACCGGTCGGGTGCTGCACGAGGCCGACGGGACGCAGGTGAGCCGCGAGCGCCTGGAAGCCGTGGTGGGAAGCTTTACCGGCGAGATCAGCCAGATGCCCCCCATGTACTCGGCCATAAAGCAGGGCGGGCAACCGTTGTACAAGCTGGCCCGCAAGGGGCAGGAGGTGGAGCGCCAGGCGCGCCGGGTCCAGATCCATTCCTTGGAGATCGTCTCCGTGGAACTGCCGCTGGTGGCCCTGCGGGTGGTCTGCTCCCGCGGCACCTACGTGCGTTCCCTGGCGGACGACATGGGGACGGCCCTCGGATGCGGCGCCGCTCTCCAGGAACTGCGCAGGACGGCCAGCGGGCCGTTCGACATCGCTGCCGGCGTCACCCTGGACGAATTGCGGGACGCGGCGCAGGAGGGGGGAGCCGAAGCGCTCTGCCGGACGCCCTATGCCGCCCTCGGCCACCTGACGGACATCCCCCTGGCCGATGCCGGTGTGACCAAGGTCAGGCACGGCAGGGCGCCCGAGCTGGAGGAAACCGGGATCGCCGCCTGGCCGGCATGCGCCGGGCCGCTTTTGGTGCGTCTTTCCCGGGGGCAGGAACTCGTCGCGGTGGCGGAACTCTCCCCCTTGGACGACGGTGGGGTGCGCATTGCTCTCAAGCGGGTCTTCTGCTGAGTTACCGCTTTACAAATTCGTACACATGTGCTATCTAAACAAATCCATGATAAACTGGCTATGCTGCTGCATACAAATAACAAACCGCAATGAAGGGAGGTGTTGACAGTGTTGGCAACCGAAAAGAAACAGGAAATCATCAACTCGTTCAAAACCCATGAAAGCGACACAGGTTCTCCGGAGGTGCAGATCGCCATTCTCACCGAGCGGATCACCTATCTGACCGAGCATTTCAAGATCCACAAAAAGGACCACCACAGCCGTCGCGGGCTTCTGAAGCTCGTCGGCCAGAGGCGGCGCCTTCTGGACTACCTGAAAGGCAAAGAGCTGGACAGGTACAAGAAGGTTATCGAACGACTCGGCATACGCAGGTAATGGGAGGCAGTATGCCCGCTCTTTTTGCGGGTATATTGCCTGCTCCATTTTTGGTATGCTCGTTTCACAAGAGGGCTTCACAGCCCTTTTATTTTTTGTTGGGGACGTGGGTAGAGTCTCCCTGTGGCAGAATTGATGCACTTTACGCAGGGCGGCTGTAGCGACGGCCCCAACGCAACCCAAACAGGAGACTATATTTATGGAACAAAAAGTACAGGTTGAGTTCGGCGGCCGGACCGTAACCATTGCCAGCGGCAAAATGGCCAAACAGGCCAGCGGCGCCGTCGTGGTAAGCAGTGGCGACACCATGGTGCTGGTGACCGCCGTGGCGACCAAAGAGGCCAAGGAAGGGCAGGATTTCTTTCCCCTTACCGTCAACTATATCGAAAAAGCCTACGCCGGCGGCAAGATCCCGGGCGGTTTTTTCAAACGCGAGGCGCGTCCGTCGGACGCTGAAACCCTTACCTGCCGGTTGATCGACCGTCCGATCCGCCCGCTCTTCCCCGAGAATTTTCTCAACGACACCCAGATCATGGCCACCGTGGTCTCGGCCGACAAGGACAACGATCCCGGCATCCTGTCCATGCTGGGCGCCTCGGCGGCCCTGATGGTGTCCGATATCCCGTTCCAGGGTCCCATCGCCGGCGCCAAGGTAGGCCGGGTAAACGGCAAGTTGATCTGCAACCCCACCGCCGAAGAGCTTGAGCAGAGCGACCTGGAGATCGTGGTCGCCGCCAGCCGCGACGCGGTCATCATGGTGGAAGGCGAGGCCAAGTTCGTATCCGAGGCGGACATGCTGGAGGCCATCTTCTTTGCCAAAGAGGCGATGCTGCCGTTGATCGAGGCCCAGGAAGAGCTGCAGAAGAAGATCGGCGTCGCCAAGCGCGTGATCGCGCCCCCCGTGGTGGACGAGGCGCTGTTGGCCCGGGTACGCGAACTGGCCTATGACCGCATCTCCGAAGCGGTCAAGATCAAGTCCAAGCAGGAGCGCCACAACCAGATCGACCTGATCACCGCAGAAACCGTCGAGGCCCTCAAGGAAGAGTTCGAAGGCAAGACCAAGCAGATCAAGGCGTTCCTGGGCGATTTCGAATACGAGCGCGTCCGGACCGACATCCTGGACACCGGCATCCGCATCGATGGCCGCGACACGGCCACCATCCGCCCCATCACCACCGAGGCGGGCCTGTTGCCCCGTACCCACGGTTCCGCCCTGTTCACCCGCGGCGAGACCCAGGCCCTGGTTTCCACCACCCTGGGCACCTCCATCGACGAACAGCGCATCGACTCCCTGTACGGCGAGTCCCGCAAACGCTTCCTGCTCCATTACAACTTCCCGCCGTTCTCCGTGGGCGAAACCAGCTTCCGCCTGGCTCCGGGCCGTCGCGAGATCGGCCACGGCATGCTGGCCGAGCGCGCCCTGTCGGCCGTCATTCCCAAGCATGAAGACTTCCCCTACACCATCCGCATCGTCTCCGAGATCCTGGAGAGCAATGGCTCCTCCTCCATGGCGTCGGTGTGCGGCGGCAGCATGTCGCTGATGGACGCTGGCGTGCCGGTTACGGCTCCGGTGGCGGGCATCGCCATGGGCCTGATCAAGGAGGGCGACAAGGTCGCCATCCTGTCCGACATCCTGGGTGACGAAGACCACCTGGGCGACATGGACTTCAAGGTGGCCGGCACGACCGAGGGCGTCACCGCCCTGCAGATGGACATCAAGATCGGCGGCGTCACCAAGGAGATCATGCAGCAGGCGCTGAAACAGGCCCGCGAAGGCCGGTTGCACATCCTGGGCAAGATGGCCGAGACCCTGGCCGCCGCACGCGGCGAGATGTCTCCCTTTGCCCCGCGCATCACCACCATCTGGATCAAGACCGACCGTATCCGCGACGTCATCGGCACCGGCGGCAAGAACATCCGCAACATCACCGAGACCACCGGCGTTACCGTGGATATCGAGGATACCGGCCGCATCAACATCGCCAGCACCAACAAGGAGGCCTGCGACCTGGCCATCCAGATGATCCGCGGCCTGACCGACGAGGCCGAAGAAGGCAAGCTCTACATGGGCACCGTCCGCAAGATCATGGACTTCGGCGCCTTTGTGGAGATCATGCCGGGCACCGACGGCTTGGTGCACATCTCCGAACTGGACACCAAGCGGGTCAAGACGGTTACCGAAGTCTTGAACGAAGGCGACAAGGTCCTGGTCAAGTGCATCGGCATCGACAAAAACGGCAAGATCAAGCTCTCCCGCAAGGAAGCGCTCGGCCTGAACCTGGACGGCACGCCTGTTGCGCCGTCCGAGGACGCGCCGTCCGAATAGGCACGAACCCAAACGGGGCAGGGGCGCAGTGCCTGCGCCCTTGGCCCCGGAATGACAGAAAAGGCGAAGCCCACAGCGGCTTCGCCTTTTTTCGTATCGTGGCCTGGCATGGTGTCACGGTAAAATAGAGGGCGCAGGCACTGCGCCCCTACAAGCCAGCCTTCCTGAACAGCACCCGGGCCGTGGGCATGTCGCCCTCCCTGATTTCCTCGCTGAACAGCACCTCTCCCTCGAAGCCCCCGAATATCCTCTCCAGTTCGCCGTAGCGCAGAAAAAAGTCCGGGGTATGGGTTGCCAGGAGCCGGGGCGATTCCAGGATGGTGTCGAACAGCAGAAGCCCCCCCGGCGCCAGGGCTCCCACCTCCTCGGGGATCAGGCGGCGCAGCAGGAAGTTGATGTTGACGATCAGGTCGTACTGCCCCGTGAGGTGCCACTCCTCCAGGTCCTGCCGGCGAAAGTCGATCTCCACCCCCACTGCCCGGGCTTGTTCTTCCCCCCTGGCAATGCCCACGTCCGAGATGTCCAGACTGGTCATCCGGAAGCCGTGCCGGGCCAGGAAGATACTGTTGCGTCCCTGGCCGCAGGCCAGGTCCAAGGCCCGCCGGCCGGGAGCCAGGCGCTGGATTCGTCCTATTTCCCGCTCCAGAAAGGGGGAGGGATTCCACCCCCGATACGTCTCCTCCACCTCGAAGCGTTGGTTCCACTTGATTCTGTCCGTTTCCACATGACCTCCGGATATTTGCATTTCTGCAAAAGATCGCCACACGCTGTTTTGCAGTTTTGCAAACACGTTTATGCCCATGCATACCACAACTAACCTGTTGAAACAACGGTAGATCAAAAAAGACCTTCAAAGTCCCGATTGGCGCCACCTGGCGGCGGGGAGCCCCCGGCGCAGAGCGTTGTTTTTTGCATTGCTGCAAAGAATAATCGGCGTTCGCGGCCCAATAATCGCTCTCATGTTTATAAGTTGCTGTTATTTTGGGTAAAAGTTGGTGGCTGTGATGTTGGCACATACTGTGCGTATACGGTATCGAACGCGATAAACGAGGGCGCCAATGGGAAAAACGAACATCTGTCCATTTTACGGGAAAAACGATGATTACTGCGACGTGGGGTGCGGCTACATCTCGCCCCACGACGTGAACATGATCATCCGCTACTGCAGCGGCCGCCATACCGACTGCGCCAAGTATCTGGAACTGGCCGACAGATTTCCGAACGAGTTGGTTCACCTGATCAAATGCTGAATCATCCTGCCATAACCATTCGATAAAAAGGAGAACTGCCATGCTGTACCACCTGACGCTTCATCTTAACGGCTTCCATATCGCACTGTCACTGATAGTCGCCATGCTGTTCATAGTCATTACACTTGCAAAGGAGAAGAGAGATGAGCGAAAGAGAGCTTGAACTGTTGTCGCGGATCGAGGAGCTGGAGCGCCACACCTGGCGCAACAGCGCCATCCTGAGGGCGGTCGCCATGGTGTCCTTCACGACCATGATCGGCTTCGTGATCGCCTCCGGGGTTGTGGGGGGCGGCCATGGCAGCCATTGGTCCGGCCCCGCCTGGAACACCATGTGGCTCTACGGCCTGTTTGCAGCCAATGCCGTATCGATGTTCTGGACAACCCATAAAGAATAATTACGGAGGAATACTGTCATGCCGATGAAACTATCTCACGCGATCCTGCTCTTGGTGGTCTGCGTTGTGTGCGCCGCCTTCAATATGCAGCTCTTTGCCGGTCTGGACGAAATGATGGGGGACCAGTACTGGGTTGTGGACACCACCCAGGGTGACCACGGCTGGTACGCCATGGGGCTTTTGCCCCACGTGAAGAAGGTGCCCAAGGATGTGGTCAAGGCGGTCAACACCGACCCCAACACTAAAGAGAAGTACATCATCTACGCCCAGAGCGGCGACTTTGCCGGCAAATCGGTCTACGGCATCTGTTTCGGCATCCCGCTCATCATGTACCTGATCTGGTTTGCTTTCGTCATCGGCTTCCCGGACCGGGTCGATCCCTATCTGCTCCCCCGCAAGATCTTCACCATCGCGGTCATTATCGGCTGTTCGGTGATCGCCAACCTGTTCCTGATGCGCATCGCCGCCGACTTCGCCCGGGACCCCATGTCCCGTATCGCCAACGTGGCCGGCAACCACGCCTCGCTGCTGTTCCACAACGCCGGCATCTGGTTCGCCATCCTCTTCTCGGCCCTGGGTACCCACAGCCACTCGTCCAACGAGGTCCAGGCCCCGGACAGCCGCAACTGGCAGACCCAGGCCAACGAGAAATTCAACTGGATGTTCACCATGCTGGGCATCGTGACGGTCCTGGAAGTGGCCCTGGTGAAGAACAAACTGGCCCTGCCCGACGCAGCGGTGGATTACTCGGTGTGGATCATCTGGGTCGTCATCTTCATGCGCATGTACGGTTTCTCCCCCAAATACTGGGTCAAGCGCCCCACCGGGATCGCCATCATGGTGGTGGGCACCCTGCTGACCCTGCCGGTCTTCTATCTGCTGGAGCGGTCCACCGGGACCCTGGGGGCCGGTTTCGCCTCGCCGATCCTGGCCAAGGCCCTGGGGGCCGAGAACCAGAATGTGGGGCTGTCGCTGATGATCTCCATCTATCTGGTGTTCTGGATGGAGTTTGCCGCCGCCATCCGCAGGAACGGCCCGGTCAAGAAGGCCGTGGCCCAAAAAGCGTAAGCACCCGGGAGGAATTGTCATGTCGGATATCAAGAACAGAGGGTGGAGCGTCGTCGCCGCCGGTACCGCCATCAACCTGGCGCTGGGCGTGCTCTATGCCTGGAGCATCTTCAAGGGGGCCGTCAAGGCCTCCATCGAAAAGGGCGGTCCCGATGCCTTTCACTGGGATCTGGCCTCCATCAACGACCCCTATGCGGTCTGCTGCCTGACCTTTGCCTTTGCCATGATCCTGGCCGGCCGGTGCCAGGACCGGATCGGCCCCGCCCGCACCGCCCTGATCGGCGGCATCCTGGTGGGGGCCGGCTTTGCCCTCATGGCCTTCTCCAGTTCCTACATCGCCTGGGTGCTCGGTTTCGGCATCCTGGCCGGAGCCGGGTTCGGCTTCGGCTACTCGGCGGCCACGCCGCCGGCGCTCAAGTGGTTCTCTCCCTCCAAGACCGGCCTGATCGCCGGGATCGTGGTGGCCGGCTTCGGCCTGGCTCCGGTCTACATCGCGCCGCTCTCCTCTTGGCTCATCGGCGCCTTCGGCATCCAGAAGTCCATGCTCTTCCTGGGGGCCGGTTTCACGGCGCTGGTGTGCGGCCTCTCCTTTATCCTGGCCAACCCGCCCCAGGGGTATGTGCCGGCCGAACCTGCCGATCCGGGGCCGGTGGCCAAGCTGAACGCGGCCAAGCCGGCCGTGAACGCCACGGTCAGCGAGATGCTGCGCAACTACAAGTTCTACGTCCTGTGGGCCGCCTTCTTCATCGGTTCCGGCGCCGGCCTGATGGTTATCGGCAGCGTGGCCGGCCTGGCCAAGAAGAGCATGGGGCCCATGGCCTTTGTGGCGGTCGCCATCATGGCCGTGGGCAACGCCGCGGGCCGGGTCGTCTCCGGGGTC is a window of Geobacter sp. FeAm09 DNA encoding:
- a CDS encoding bifunctional oligoribonuclease/PAP phosphatase NrnA — translated: MSDVIQDIAAVIRANSSFLITSHESPDGDAVGSTLALASFLRKNGKEVCVHLRDQVPDLYAFLPGVDTVVRHIPDRDFDVAFVLDIGEFSRAGKEFCSFKRIGIMVNLDHHLGCDNFGHHNLIDPGAAATGVLVHRVISAHGGPMDRETALCLYVSVITDTGSFRYSNANPEAFAIAGEMIGYGINAWDVAEQLYENQPRKRLELLSRCLPTLEVISNGQAASVSVTLDMYAVTATDAELTDGFINYPRSIRGVEVAIFFRQLDERRYKVGFRSKGKVNVAGFAAGMGGGGHHNAAGCTVDGTLDEVKAKIYAIVESALC
- the truB gene encoding tRNA pseudouridine(55) synthase TruB → MNGFVVIDKPAGLTSHDVVNRVRRILGTRRVGHTGTLDPFATGVLPVAVNEGTKAIPFLDEGLKAYDALLRLGVRTDTLDMTGRVLHEADGTQVSRERLEAVVGSFTGEISQMPPMYSAIKQGGQPLYKLARKGQEVERQARRVQIHSLEIVSVELPLVALRVVCSRGTYVRSLADDMGTALGCGAALQELRRTASGPFDIAAGVTLDELRDAAQEGGAEALCRTPYAALGHLTDIPLADAGVTKVRHGRAPELEETGIAAWPACAGPLLVRLSRGQELVAVAELSPLDDGGVRIALKRVFC
- the rpsO gene encoding 30S ribosomal protein S15, whose translation is MLATEKKQEIINSFKTHESDTGSPEVQIAILTERITYLTEHFKIHKKDHHSRRGLLKLVGQRRRLLDYLKGKELDRYKKVIERLGIRR
- the pnp gene encoding polyribonucleotide nucleotidyltransferase, with the translated sequence MEQKVQVEFGGRTVTIASGKMAKQASGAVVVSSGDTMVLVTAVATKEAKEGQDFFPLTVNYIEKAYAGGKIPGGFFKREARPSDAETLTCRLIDRPIRPLFPENFLNDTQIMATVVSADKDNDPGILSMLGASAALMVSDIPFQGPIAGAKVGRVNGKLICNPTAEELEQSDLEIVVAASRDAVIMVEGEAKFVSEADMLEAIFFAKEAMLPLIEAQEELQKKIGVAKRVIAPPVVDEALLARVRELAYDRISEAVKIKSKQERHNQIDLITAETVEALKEEFEGKTKQIKAFLGDFEYERVRTDILDTGIRIDGRDTATIRPITTEAGLLPRTHGSALFTRGETQALVSTTLGTSIDEQRIDSLYGESRKRFLLHYNFPPFSVGETSFRLAPGRREIGHGMLAERALSAVIPKHEDFPYTIRIVSEILESNGSSSMASVCGGSMSLMDAGVPVTAPVAGIAMGLIKEGDKVAILSDILGDEDHLGDMDFKVAGTTEGVTALQMDIKIGGVTKEIMQQALKQAREGRLHILGKMAETLAAARGEMSPFAPRITTIWIKTDRIRDVIGTGGKNIRNITETTGVTVDIEDTGRINIASTNKEACDLAIQMIRGLTDEAEEGKLYMGTVRKIMDFGAFVEIMPGTDGLVHISELDTKRVKTVTEVLNEGDKVLVKCIGIDKNGKIKLSRKEALGLNLDGTPVAPSEDAPSE
- a CDS encoding bifunctional 2-polyprenyl-6-hydroxyphenol methylase/3-demethylubiquinol 3-O-methyltransferase UbiG, which gives rise to METDRIKWNQRFEVEETYRGWNPSPFLEREIGRIQRLAPGRRALDLACGQGRNSIFLARHGFRMTSLDISDVGIARGEEQARAVGVEIDFRRQDLEEWHLTGQYDLIVNINFLLRRLIPEEVGALAPGGLLLFDTILESPRLLATHTPDFFLRYGELERIFGGFEGEVLFSEEIREGDMPTARVLFRKAGL
- a CDS encoding OFA family MFS transporter, with translation MSDIKNRGWSVVAAGTAINLALGVLYAWSIFKGAVKASIEKGGPDAFHWDLASINDPYAVCCLTFAFAMILAGRCQDRIGPARTALIGGILVGAGFALMAFSSSYIAWVLGFGILAGAGFGFGYSAATPPALKWFSPSKTGLIAGIVVAGFGLAPVYIAPLSSWLIGAFGIQKSMLFLGAGFTALVCGLSFILANPPQGYVPAEPADPGPVAKLNAAKPAVNATVSEMLRNYKFYVLWAAFFIGSGAGLMVIGSVAGLAKKSMGPMAFVAVAIMAVGNAAGRVVSGVLSDKIGRRATLFIMLSLQAVMMFVAMSVVNSGSAVLLVLLATFIGFNYGSNLSLFPSFAKDYWGTKNYGLNYGALFTAWGVGGFVMGKVSEMLNAQPGGLGSSFMLAGVLCAVGAAMTIFLAELKPATQDDTEPSQWKEFWAEFMLGAKVFAGYEQARVRVERPVAAKPAKVAAEAR